The genomic segment CCTCTGTCCACGAGCTCTGAGATAATCCATCACAGTGAACATGACACCTTAATTTGGTTTTGTCGATGTTGCTGTGTTACTTCATTGTGCTGCAGCAGATGTTTTTCATACCACGAAAGCCAAGACCTCAGGCTGTGTTTTCTGTCGCCACTGCGCACATTTTCATTCAAACGTGCCAAAACTAAAACCTTTAATAACCAGAGCTCTTCCTGTTTCTCTCCAGGCATCCCTCTGGTTTGCTTCCTGGTGCTGCTACCCCTCAACATCCCCTGGTCTCAGATCAGTGTCACCTGGTTGGGTGTGGTGCACTTCCTGGCCTGCCTGTCTCCCCAGCTGGGCTCTGTCGTCTACCACCTTTTCATGAACCACGAGGGAGGGGAGCCGGTGTACCACACCCTCCTCAAGCTGGATGTGTGTGGAATCTGCATGATCAACACGCTGGGTAAGCCTTCTTGGGAACTCAGTGCATCGACTCACAGTTTAGTCATTTTGGACTCGTTGTCAGCTGCCGTTCTTTTTATTGCTGCTCTGTTTGCTTTGAGGGTTTAATTTTTCCTTATTGATTGTCAATGACTTACTGTGTAAGTGTTTTGCTGGGAGGTGTACCAGTATTGATTTAGTCAGAACACATTTCACCACAGAGAGCTCTGCTAAGTCAATTGGCCAATAGATGCAATAGTCTGACCCAAGATCTGACATGACTTGTGATCTTTCCATGATCCCTAATGTGATAAAAATGTCAAGGgccatattttacatttattatatgTAATATGTTCTTCTAATAAACTGTATAAATGGGCCTACTTTATACAAACCAGtactgataaaataataattcataaTTTGATGTATAGGCTAACTGACAAGCACAACTTAGTGATAAAGGTGCAGCTGATGTTTACTTAACAGCCTTATCACTACACCCTGAACGCTGAATAAACCGAATACAACAAATTAAAGataagaaaagtaaataaaattactgTCTTTAATAATGACCTTATTAAGCAGGTTAAATAATGTATGCATGATCAGAAGtggcacatatatatatatgtatatatatataccaaaatatagtttttaaaCGGACTGCTATGGCTAGCAACAAAGCTAAAGGGACTTCCTACCTGTTTATTGTCATGACTGGCATAAAGCACCTTCAAGTTATATTTATTCAATAATGGGTACAAAAAAcgcatgagaaaaaaaagtattcagCTAAATGTTACTTGATGTAGgtcaagttttattttagcCTCATACTAAAATAGGTAATTTTATGAAACTACAGTTTATTACCTTTAAAATTAGGTGTCTTTTGAATAATCTTGACTCAGTAATCATTGAGTTATAAGCTTTTAAACTTGGTAATGTCAatagacagaaattaacaaaattAGGTGGGAATTAACAGGTTAAATCTATTTCAGACACGTCGGTCAGAAtcagcaataaaaacacagtcaaCTGTTGCTTTCTCCTCGTGGAGTGTAAAAGGCTAGCAGCAGCATGTAGCCTGTTAGCTTCCACATAACAGGAACAATAACAGTAAGTTAAATAACAGGAAGTTTGAGTCTAAGTACATACTCCGAAGGAAATCCGAtaacagaatgaaaaatgtGAAGCATAGTTTTCCCATGATCGTATTACTGCAGTGTATGTGAACATGTCAGATCCAGTTATAAAAAAGATCTAATGAGTCAGAATTATTGGATTTTTATGGTCATGTCAACAGGCTCTCTTATGTTGTTAATTCTTGATTAACTCAGTTATTTTTTGTGTGAAATGCttgaaaaaagggaaaaaaataagtttttagtTGAGACATCCTACaatgaagaaaacatgaaatcagCTAAAAGGTTTTCAGCTTTTGctcaaagttattttatttaatttttgtatttCCGTTTCAGGGGCGCTGCCCATCGTATACAGCACGCTGCTGTGCTACCCGTTCATCCGCACCGTGGCCCTGCTGGTCTACATCCTGCTGTCCAGCCACGCCATCTACTGCGCCGTCACGGCTCGGAGCAGCGTGCGGCGGTTGCGCTCCTTCGCCTGGCAGGCGCTGTTCCGATTCTCCTTCTTCCTGCTTCGCTGGGTGGGCGTGGGCGGCGGCAGTCCCACCTCGCTCCGCCACTTCATCACGATGGACGCCTTGGCCGTGCTGGGCGGGGTGATCAACATCACACGCATCCCGGAGCGCTTTCGGCCAGGCCTTTTCGACTATTGGTGCAACAGCCACCAGATCATGCACGTACTGGTGGTGGGCTCCATCCTCTACCTGCACTGGGGTGTCCTAGACGACCTGCTGTGGATCAACAGCTACAACTGTCCCTCCGACTGACCCCCACTACCACCCCCACCCCCTGACAAGGAGCACTGGGACATTATGTTGGAGGACTTCTGGGGGGCTGGGGGTGTCTGTAGAGGGGAGGTGATGTGCATGTGTTCACCTCGTATACTAAAACTCAGAATGTTCATATCTTCGTCCATCTTGGTAATTTGTGCAAATACAAGTACAAGTATGTCTAGTAACATGCACAATCATTTAGACCCCCTAACACTCGGCATTACACGGACAAAtacaaatcacacacacatgcatatacacacacacacagtaaatgGAAATATTAAAACAGTAAGTTGATTAACTGCGTATAATAAAGTGCAAAAAGGCTACTACTGAGTTAAAAACCTTTCTAGAAGGTTAACTTGAACATTTGTTGATGTAGTTGGTTATGATAGACTAAACAATATCATACTCTCAGATGTCACTGTTGCTACCTATGCAGCACATCCATATCTTGACTCATCCACATCACATACACCGAACACACTCAGACTCCCTCACACCTCTATTTTTATACTACGCGTATACTGTAAGCGCTGTGCAAAGCACAGTATAGTTATCACTTTGTCCTCAAAATTACTGAATCTTACTGgactgtttgtttgcttgttttctgcTACTGcctctttatgtgtgtgttgatcTGAACTGTCCTCACCGTCATCAGATTAGGATAAATTCGGGTGATGGGTTCATTCCTGAGCATCGCAGCATGTTAGCAATAGGTTTACTCCCTGCACCACAGAGCAGTGTTGTCGTCTTTGTTTGCACAGCAACTCAGTGCCAACaaaattcagtcatttttaatgataaaaataacaaaacaatgcaaataTTTACCAGCTGTATTGTTTAGTATTGTTAGTTTGCTAAACAGGATCCTCTAATCACGTTTTTGCACATTTATAGTGTGTAAAATGCCTCTAaagttcagtttaaaatgatgaaacttGCCACTAAAATGGCTCTATAtgcacatttaaatgtttctgtggcAGCAGGATGCACTAATAATGAAATTGTTGCCACTTTATAATTGCCAATAGTAACTTGTTCCAAACtgctaaaatgttttaaagattttaatccTATTTAATAGGAAAAGCCTGTGtttttctatgaaaatattttgcaCAAAATAATATGTTTAACAGATAGATCCTATTTGCTGTTCTTAttatttaactgtatttatttgcaGGTGAATTTctgcatctgttttatttaaacagcgCACATCCTGaggattttctctttctttttcagcttttctccCAATACACGTTCTTTTGTCCTAAAACATGTAAtgtaataggaaaaaaaagcaaatcgTATAGCATCTGCAGTCAAGTGTCAATCTGAGTTTTAAAACCTGATGGCGTTTTTTTTCTTGACTATATTTGTACTGTATTAGGATGCCTACTTGTACATTGACAATGTTCATAGTGTCATTGCCACAAAATGAGCACATTTAATGCACTATTGTTATATTTGTGTTCAACTTCAGCTGCACTTTTTGGTTCGGTTCATAAAATTGTCTAACTGCTGTAAGCAGGAATGAACCCCTCCACCCTCCTAACATGTAAAGATTTCAGTAAGTCTACATGCTTATTTATTGTTGCTTTGGCTctattttttctactttttggtAAAAACAAACCTCTGCTTGTTGCGTCATGTTTAAGACTGAAATGTCTGAAACTCCTTAATCTCTTTAGTGgcagacttttattttattgatgacATTTGCACTTATTTCCCTCACCGACAGTCACAGCCGCCCACTGACTAGTTGCCAATCCGGTCAGCTCCTCTTCATCTCGCCATATTAGCAGCTTCTGAGGTGTAGCACGTCCTCAGTTTCCTGTGTTGACTCTGACTCATAGGTGAAGCAGGATTTCCCAGAGTCTTTTTCACAAACGTAAACCTCAGACTTCAGCAACCGAATCCCCTCCCCTCCCTGATAAAGAAACAGATACT from the Melanotaenia boesemani isolate fMelBoe1 chromosome 2, fMelBoe1.pri, whole genome shotgun sequence genome contains:
- the paqr4a gene encoding progestin and adipoQ receptor family member 4a, producing the protein MISHKVLVAIILLNVYIGVQSVFYLFGGVLLTVLFAMAFLNGPRLLDWASSPPHLQFNKYVLTGYRPISSVQDCIRSLFYLHNELGNIYTHGIPLVCFLVLLPLNIPWSQISVTWLGVVHFLACLSPQLGSVVYHLFMNHEGGEPVYHTLLKLDVCGICMINTLGALPIVYSTLLCYPFIRTVALLVYILLSSHAIYCAVTARSSVRRLRSFAWQALFRFSFFLLRWVGVGGGSPTSLRHFITMDALAVLGGVINITRIPERFRPGLFDYWCNSHQIMHVLVVGSILYLHWGVLDDLLWINSYNCPSD